The proteins below come from a single Diadema setosum chromosome 21, eeDiaSeto1, whole genome shotgun sequence genomic window:
- the LOC140244552 gene encoding uncharacterized protein gives MMKFTDLTQRALKDLEDRSKEREAKFNNVQAEFDQVQDEIHEQFNYMNTRLLRLVTTELQLDVMRHKAEEIKARLDELKEEARKPVKPLERDLFYPKSWITM, from the exons ATGATGAAGTTCACCGACTTGACTCAGCGTGCACTGAAAGACCTGGAAGACCGCTCTAAAGAGAGAGAGGCAAAGTTCAACAACGTCCAGGCAGAGTTTGACCAAGTACAAGATGAAATCCATGAGCAGTTCAACTACATGAACACTCGTCTCTTGAGA TTGGTTACCACGGAGCTCCAGCTGGACGTCATGCGGCACAAGGCGGAAGAGATTAAGGCAAGACTGGATGAACTGAAGGAGGAGGCAAGGAAACCCGTCAAACCTCTGGAGAGGGACCTCTTCTACCCCAAGAGCTGGATTACCATGTAG